Proteins encoded together in one Micromonospora auratinigra window:
- a CDS encoding acyl-CoA thioesterase: MAEAWSYRHVVGFEETNLVGNVYYVNYLRWQGRCREMFLRERAPEVLAELREDLRLFTLRVDCEFFAELAAFDELTIRMGLVELTQTQVEMGFDYLRGAGPDEALVARGRQRIACMRTVDGRSVPTRVPPALVRALAPYRDAPTAARHG, from the coding sequence GTGGCCGAGGCGTGGAGCTACCGGCACGTGGTCGGCTTCGAGGAGACCAACCTGGTCGGCAACGTCTACTACGTCAACTACCTGCGCTGGCAGGGCCGGTGCCGGGAGATGTTCCTGCGCGAGCGGGCCCCGGAGGTGCTGGCGGAGCTGCGCGAGGACCTGAGGCTGTTCACCCTGCGCGTCGACTGCGAGTTCTTCGCCGAGCTGGCCGCCTTCGACGAGCTGACCATCCGGATGGGGCTGGTCGAGCTGACCCAGACCCAGGTGGAGATGGGCTTCGACTACCTGCGCGGCGCGGGTCCGGACGAGGCGCTGGTCGCCCGGGGGCGGCAGCGGATCGCCTGCATGCGCACGGTGGACGGGCGCAGCGTACCGACCCGGGTGCCGCCGGCGCTGGTCCGGGCGCTGGCCCCGTACCGGGACGCGCCGACGGCGGCCCGCCATGGCTGA
- a CDS encoding FG-GAP repeat domain-containing protein, which translates to MTRIGHWARRQAAGLVALVLIVGMFVVAHTPQASGAQRRAMAEAYRFTPFSVGLPGGYPQQTIRHVNRDYRRIAAWISSVGAGVAMNDLDGDGLANDLCLTDPRIDRVVVTPTPGAGADRYAPFALDPAPLPMNGHIAPMGCVPGDFDEDGRIDLLVYWWGRSPVLFLARPDQARPSATAYRPVEVVPARTDAAGGYAGVEWNTNTVTTADFDGDGHLDIFVGNYFPDGPVLDDTVSGGVSMNRSMSWATNGGLDHLLRFTGAGPDGTPAFADVPGVFSRGVSAGWALAASAQDVDGDQLPELYVANDFGPDRLLHNRSTPGHVRLALVEGEESRAFVPKSKRLGHDSFKGMGVDFGDLDQDGLYDLYVGNITTSFGIQESNFAFVNTARDAADLRRQLNAGSAPWHDRSSALNLAWSGWSWDVKIADFTNRGVPDIVQTSGFVKGTVNRWAQLQELATANDTLLEHPAWWPHVEAGDDIAGGQHLRFHVRGPDGRYVDLSPELGMAVPVPTRGIAVGDADGDGRLDLVVARQWDAPVFYHNDSPGTGAQLSLRLMHEGSAGGTGRPGSPVVGASVTVTTPDGRTVLARVDGGGGHSGRRSFEAVAGLGRVTGPVRVRVDWRDRTGTPHQQELQLAPGRHTLTLGTQAREATS; encoded by the coding sequence GTGACCCGGATCGGACACTGGGCGCGACGGCAGGCGGCCGGGCTGGTCGCCCTCGTGCTCATCGTCGGCATGTTCGTGGTCGCGCACACGCCACAGGCGTCGGGCGCGCAGCGGCGGGCGATGGCCGAGGCGTACCGTTTCACGCCGTTCTCCGTCGGGCTGCCCGGCGGCTACCCGCAACAGACCATCCGGCACGTCAACCGGGACTACCGGCGCATCGCGGCCTGGATCAGCTCCGTCGGGGCCGGGGTGGCGATGAACGACCTCGACGGCGACGGGCTGGCCAACGACCTGTGCCTCACCGATCCGCGCATCGACCGGGTGGTGGTCACCCCGACGCCCGGCGCCGGCGCCGACCGGTACGCCCCGTTCGCGCTGGATCCCGCCCCGCTGCCGATGAACGGGCACATCGCCCCGATGGGCTGCGTCCCCGGCGACTTCGACGAGGACGGCCGGATCGACCTGCTGGTGTACTGGTGGGGCCGCTCCCCGGTGCTCTTCCTGGCCCGTCCCGACCAGGCGCGGCCCAGCGCCACGGCGTACCGGCCGGTGGAGGTGGTGCCGGCCCGTACCGACGCCGCCGGCGGGTACGCCGGGGTCGAGTGGAACACCAACACGGTGACCACGGCCGACTTCGACGGCGACGGGCACCTGGACATCTTCGTCGGCAACTACTTCCCCGACGGGCCGGTGCTGGACGACACCGTCAGCGGCGGCGTCAGCATGAACCGGTCGATGTCCTGGGCCACCAACGGGGGCCTGGACCACCTGCTGCGCTTCACCGGCGCCGGGCCGGACGGGACCCCCGCCTTCGCCGACGTGCCCGGCGTGTTCAGCCGGGGCGTCTCCGCCGGCTGGGCGCTCGCCGCCAGCGCCCAGGACGTCGACGGCGACCAGTTGCCCGAGCTGTACGTGGCCAACGACTTCGGCCCGGACCGGCTGCTGCACAACCGGTCCACCCCCGGGCACGTCCGGCTGGCCCTGGTGGAGGGCGAGGAGAGCCGGGCGTTCGTGCCGAAGTCCAAGCGGCTCGGGCACGACTCGTTCAAGGGGATGGGCGTCGACTTCGGCGACCTCGACCAGGACGGCCTGTACGACCTGTACGTCGGCAACATCACCACCTCCTTCGGCATCCAGGAGAGCAACTTCGCCTTCGTCAACACCGCCCGCGACGCCGCCGACCTGCGCCGCCAGCTGAACGCCGGGTCCGCGCCGTGGCACGACCGCAGCTCCGCGCTGAACCTGGCGTGGAGCGGGTGGAGCTGGGACGTCAAGATCGCCGACTTCACCAACCGGGGCGTGCCGGACATCGTGCAGACCAGCGGCTTCGTCAAGGGCACGGTCAACCGGTGGGCCCAGTTGCAGGAGCTGGCCACCGCCAACGACACCCTGCTGGAGCACCCGGCCTGGTGGCCGCACGTGGAGGCCGGCGACGACATCGCCGGTGGCCAGCACCTGCGCTTCCACGTCCGGGGCCCCGACGGCCGCTACGTCGATCTCAGCCCGGAGCTGGGGATGGCCGTGCCGGTGCCGACCCGCGGCATCGCGGTCGGCGACGCCGACGGTGACGGCCGACTGGACCTGGTGGTCGCCCGGCAGTGGGACGCACCGGTCTTCTACCACAACGACAGCCCCGGCACCGGCGCGCAGCTGAGCCTGCGCCTGATGCACGAGGGCAGCGCCGGCGGGACCGGCCGGCCCGGCTCCCCCGTCGTCGGCGCGTCGGTCACGGTCACCACCCCGGACGGCCGGACGGTGCTCGCCCGCGTCGACGGCGGCGGCGGGCACTCCGGGCGACGCAGCTTCGAGGCGGTGGCCGGGCTGGGCCGGGTCACCGGTCCGGTCCGGGTCCGCGTCGACTGGCGGGACCGCACCGGCACCCCGCACCAGCAGGAGCTCCAGCTCGCCCCGGGTCGGCACACGCTGACCCTCGGCACCCAGGCCAGGGAGGCGACCTCATGA
- a CDS encoding DUF1702 family protein, whose product MSAPWLALRRRLLTPSPKQTELRRRGFRVTDDTARIALESAGRSFVTGFGHAAGSASPPAAERLLETVDAPLRGFAYEGAAMAYALMAGLGLGDRTGEFLAGGGQRHLYMAHVGAGWALARLPRLRWRRVLPTDPLLRWLALDGYGFHQAYFRTDRYVRRQHRDPAPSWPSELRGYAGHAVDQGIGRALWFVGGADVAYVARTVHGFAPQRHGDLFSGVGLAATYAGGVADDELATLARLAGPHRAALAQGSAFAAKARLRAGLATAHTARATAALCAATPEQAATMTDDALRDLPPDADGLPAYAVWRRRIADEFTLLGRC is encoded by the coding sequence ATGTCCGCTCCGTGGTTGGCGCTGCGACGCCGCCTGCTGACCCCCTCTCCGAAACAGACCGAGCTGCGCCGGCGCGGATTCCGGGTCACCGACGACACCGCGCGGATCGCGCTGGAATCCGCCGGTCGCAGCTTCGTCACGGGTTTCGGGCACGCGGCCGGCTCCGCCTCGCCGCCGGCCGCCGAACGGCTGCTGGAGACGGTGGACGCGCCGCTGCGGGGCTTCGCCTACGAGGGCGCGGCGATGGCGTACGCGCTGATGGCCGGACTCGGTCTCGGCGACCGCACCGGCGAGTTCCTGGCCGGCGGCGGGCAGCGGCACCTGTACATGGCGCACGTCGGGGCCGGTTGGGCGCTCGCCCGGCTGCCCCGCCTGCGCTGGCGACGGGTGCTGCCCACCGACCCGCTGCTGCGTTGGCTCGCCCTGGACGGGTACGGCTTCCACCAGGCCTACTTCCGCACCGACCGGTACGTGCGCCGGCAGCACCGCGACCCGGCCCCGAGTTGGCCCTCCGAGCTGCGCGGCTACGCCGGGCACGCGGTCGACCAGGGCATCGGCCGCGCGCTCTGGTTCGTCGGCGGGGCCGACGTGGCCTACGTGGCGCGGACGGTGCACGGCTTCGCGCCGCAGCGGCACGGCGACCTGTTCAGCGGGGTGGGTCTGGCGGCCACCTACGCCGGCGGGGTCGCCGACGACGAACTGGCCACGCTGGCCCGGCTCGCCGGGCCGCACCGGGCCGCGCTGGCGCAGGGGTCGGCGTTCGCCGCCAAGGCCCGGCTCCGCGCCGGGCTGGCCACCGCACACACCGCGCGGGCCACCGCGGCGCTCTGCGCGGCCACACCCGAGCAGGCCGCCACGATGACCGACGACGCGCTGCGGGACCTCCCGCCCGACGCCGACGGTCTGCCCGCGTACGCGGTCTGGCGTCGGCGCATCGCCGACGAGTTCACACTCCTGGGGAGGTGCTGA
- a CDS encoding enediyne biosynthesis protein, which yields MTGKPARDPRVIALRNFAISITALNVLGYTVLGFEQAPLWPVAAVLTAYLTELVLEVVGARAEERAPRFTGRGVRGVVEFLYPAHITALAVNMLLYVNDRILVTLFGVIVAISGKWLLRAPVNGRLRHFMNPSNFGISVVLLLFPWVSIAPPYQFTEYLSGWTDWVLVVVIVSLGTLLNGKLTGRMWLIGSWLLVFVAQAVLRGLVLDTSIPAALGTMTGVAFVLFTNYMVTDPGTTPSRPASQVAFGAGVAVVYGVLTGASVVYGLFFATAIVCLVRGAFLWSLHLSRRDRQERAVSAATRTAPLVAEVPTPASTDRVPQGAAARA from the coding sequence ATGACCGGCAAGCCCGCCCGCGACCCCCGGGTCATCGCACTGCGCAACTTCGCCATCTCGATCACCGCGCTGAACGTGCTCGGCTACACCGTCCTCGGCTTCGAGCAGGCCCCGCTCTGGCCGGTGGCCGCCGTGCTGACCGCCTACCTCACCGAGCTGGTGCTGGAGGTCGTCGGCGCGCGGGCCGAGGAGCGGGCCCCGCGCTTCACCGGGCGGGGCGTACGCGGCGTCGTGGAGTTCCTCTACCCGGCGCACATCACCGCGCTGGCGGTGAACATGCTGCTCTACGTCAACGACCGGATCCTGGTGACGCTGTTCGGCGTGATCGTGGCGATCAGCGGCAAGTGGCTGCTGCGCGCGCCGGTCAACGGACGGCTGCGGCACTTCATGAACCCGTCGAACTTCGGCATCAGCGTGGTGCTGCTGCTCTTCCCCTGGGTCTCCATCGCCCCGCCGTACCAGTTCACCGAGTACCTGAGCGGCTGGACGGACTGGGTGCTGGTGGTGGTCATCGTCAGCCTGGGCACCCTGCTCAACGGCAAGCTCACCGGGCGGATGTGGCTGATCGGCAGCTGGCTGCTGGTCTTCGTCGCCCAGGCGGTCCTCCGCGGCCTGGTCCTGGACACCTCGATCCCGGCCGCGCTGGGCACCATGACCGGCGTCGCGTTCGTGCTGTTCACCAACTACATGGTCACCGACCCCGGCACCACCCCGTCCCGGCCCGCCTCGCAGGTCGCCTTCGGGGCCGGTGTCGCGGTGGTGTACGGGGTCCTGACCGGCGCGTCGGTGGTGTACGGGCTCTTCTTCGCCACCGCCATCGTCTGCCTGGTCCGGGGCGCGTTCCTGTGGTCGCTGCACCTGTCGCGCCGCGACCGCCAGGAGCGGGCCGTGTCGGCCGCCACCCGGACCGCCCCGCTGGTCGCGGAGGTGCCCACGCCGGCGTCGACCGACCGGGTGCCGCAGGGGGCGGCGGCCCGCGCCTGA
- a CDS encoding type I polyketide synthase has product MDNLAIVGMSCRFPDAKSPTELWENAVAGRRAFRRLPAGRLRPEDYWDPDPAAPDRAYARTAAVIEGYAFDRLAYRIAGSTYRATDLTHWLALDVAAQALADAGFPDGAGLPRERTAVVVGNTLTGEFSRANVLRLRWPYVRRVVGAALREQGWSTERLGEFLDGLEETYKAPFPPVDEDTLAGSLANTIAGRICNHFDLGGGGYTVDGACASSLLSVVTACRSLVDGDVDVAVAGGVDLSIDPFEIVGFAKAGALARHEMRVYDRESNGFWPGEGCGMVVLMRRRDAVAAGKRIYATIAGWGVSSDGRGGMTRPEVTGYRLALDRAYRRAGFGIDTVPVFEGHGTGTAVGDATELRALGAARRDADPAARPAAISSVKALIGHTKAAAGVAGLIKATLAVRHRVVPPTAGCVSPHPGFDGAPLRMVPAAEAWPDGATPRAGVTAMGFGGINTHLVLEGEPAPAPRAETERITVLGRTAQDAELLLLDADHPDELRERVTELRALVTRLSYGELADLAAVLRERLAERAYRVAVVGASPEQTAHRLGTVAEALAAGQVRSLADGVVLHHVTGPARIGFLFPGQGSGRSTRGGAVRRRFAVADEVYRAAALPQETDGVPTEVAQPRIVTGSLAALRVLDELGVTATVAVGHSLGELTALHWAGATDAPTLLRVAAARGAAMARCPEPGAMAGIAADADAVGALIGAEPVVVAGYNGPRQTVVSGPRDAVRRVCAAADARGLEWAELPVSHAFHSPLMRPAEREFAGWLAEVPLAAPRRTVASTVTGAPLPTTVDLHDLLRRQVTGPVRFADAVHAALDTGVDLFVEVGPGRVLSRMAHDLSGVPAIAVDTDGSSLAGLLAAVGAAWALGAPVRHDRLFAGRLRRPFDPAAEPSFFTNPCETVPELTVPATRRTPVTAPPATDGAAGGEAVDVLRRLVAQRAELPLESVTADTRLLDGLHLSSIAIGQLVNQAARELGLDAVAAPTTFATATVGQLAETLRSLAATGPERGGPAEVMGVAPWVRPFGVAPVARPVPPRTAPRRPGDWQLYADPGHPFAVALRDALAAAELGSGVLLCLPPEGTGAADLGPALAAVQAAVAAPDGSRLVVVQHGRGVAALARTARLEHPGLLTTVVDLPADDDAVARVVAEVAGTDGFTEARYDADGVRRVPLLRRLAPVGQPAGPPLDAGDVLLVSGGGKGITAECAAALAARTGVRVAVLGRADPAGDAELAANLARLRTAGVTVHYVRADVTDPAAVRTAVAEVGRVLGPVTAVLHGAGRNEPAALTALTPADLHRTLAPKVAGLRAVLDAVDPARLRLLVTFGSIIGRAGLPGEGHYALANDWLAEATARVGREHPGCRAVCLEWSVWSGVGMGERLAVVESLARAGITPVTPDEGVRLLHEVLARPDLPATVVLTGRTGGLDTLDHDRRELPLLRFLERPLVHYDGVELVTEADLSPTADRYLADHRLDGSPLFPAVFGLEAMAQAATALTGTSGVPVVHDAEFSRPIVVPPDGSTTIRIAALVTAEGRVDVAVRSAETGFAADHFRATLSFGPVDGGTDDPEPVAGDPPPVALDPARDLYDDVLFQQGRFRRLLRYRQVAARHAEADVATTDDVTWFHAVLPPALVLGDPGARDAFLHGIQVCVPDATLLPVGVDRIEPAGPKLAATEEVRFTAVERAHSGDTYVYDVAVRTTSGAVVERWRGLRLRAVDRRDPATPWTPALLGPYLTRRLPEVLGVDVPVVVEPHGARLDLAGRRAVTATALWRALGRPVHLTHRPDGRPEVAGGPAVSASHQPGVSLAVAGGHPVAADLEAVVARPAEAWRDLLGPHLPLAELIAADTGDRSAAYTRVWCALECLQKAGRPPTAPLALGPPVAAPGWVVLACGELRVATVVVAVRDRDEPLVVAVLAGRGA; this is encoded by the coding sequence ATGGACAACCTTGCCATCGTCGGGATGAGCTGCCGGTTCCCCGACGCGAAGTCACCGACCGAGCTGTGGGAGAACGCCGTCGCGGGCCGGCGGGCGTTCCGGCGGCTGCCCGCCGGCCGGTTGCGCCCCGAGGACTACTGGGACCCGGACCCCGCCGCGCCGGACCGGGCGTACGCCCGCACCGCGGCGGTCATCGAGGGGTACGCCTTCGACCGGCTGGCGTACCGGATCGCCGGCAGCACCTACCGGGCCACCGACCTGACCCACTGGCTGGCCCTGGACGTGGCCGCGCAGGCGCTGGCCGACGCGGGTTTCCCGGACGGGGCGGGGCTGCCGCGCGAGCGCACGGCGGTGGTGGTCGGCAACACGCTGACCGGTGAGTTCAGCCGCGCGAACGTGCTGCGGCTGCGCTGGCCGTACGTGCGCCGGGTGGTCGGCGCGGCGCTGCGCGAGCAGGGCTGGTCCACCGAGCGGCTCGGCGAGTTCCTGGACGGGCTGGAGGAGACGTACAAGGCGCCGTTCCCACCGGTCGACGAGGACACCCTGGCCGGGTCACTGGCGAACACCATCGCCGGGCGGATCTGCAACCACTTCGACCTGGGCGGCGGCGGGTACACGGTGGACGGCGCCTGCGCGTCGTCGCTGCTGTCGGTGGTGACCGCCTGCCGCAGCCTGGTCGACGGGGACGTCGACGTGGCGGTGGCCGGCGGCGTCGACCTGTCGATCGACCCGTTCGAGATCGTCGGCTTCGCCAAGGCCGGCGCGCTGGCGCGGCACGAGATGCGGGTGTACGACCGGGAGTCCAACGGGTTCTGGCCGGGCGAGGGCTGCGGCATGGTGGTGCTGATGCGCCGCCGCGACGCGGTGGCCGCCGGGAAGCGGATCTACGCCACCATCGCCGGCTGGGGCGTCTCCTCCGACGGCCGGGGCGGGATGACCCGGCCCGAGGTGACCGGCTACCGGCTGGCGCTGGACCGGGCGTACCGGCGGGCCGGTTTCGGCATCGACACGGTGCCGGTCTTCGAGGGGCACGGCACCGGCACCGCGGTCGGCGACGCCACCGAGCTGCGCGCCCTGGGCGCCGCCCGTCGCGACGCCGATCCGGCGGCCCGGCCGGCCGCGATCAGCTCGGTCAAGGCGCTGATCGGGCACACCAAGGCCGCCGCCGGGGTGGCCGGTCTGATCAAGGCGACCCTCGCGGTGCGGCACCGGGTGGTGCCGCCCACCGCCGGGTGCGTCTCCCCGCACCCCGGGTTCGACGGGGCGCCGCTGCGGATGGTGCCGGCCGCCGAGGCGTGGCCGGACGGGGCGACGCCGCGCGCCGGGGTGACCGCGATGGGCTTCGGCGGGATCAACACCCACCTGGTGCTGGAGGGCGAACCCGCCCCGGCGCCCCGGGCGGAGACCGAGCGGATCACCGTGCTGGGCCGCACCGCCCAGGACGCGGAGCTGCTGTTGCTCGACGCGGACCACCCGGACGAGCTGCGCGAGCGGGTGACCGAGTTGCGCGCCCTGGTCACCCGGCTGTCGTACGGCGAGCTGGCGGATCTGGCGGCGGTGCTGCGCGAGCGGCTGGCGGAGCGGGCGTACCGGGTCGCGGTGGTGGGCGCGTCGCCGGAGCAGACGGCGCACCGGCTCGGCACGGTGGCGGAGGCCCTGGCCGCCGGTCAGGTCCGGTCGCTGGCCGACGGGGTGGTCCTGCACCACGTCACCGGGCCGGCCCGGATCGGTTTCCTCTTCCCCGGCCAGGGCTCCGGACGCAGCACCCGGGGCGGGGCGGTGCGCCGCCGCTTCGCGGTGGCCGACGAGGTGTACCGGGCGGCGGCGCTGCCGCAGGAGACCGACGGCGTACCGACCGAGGTGGCCCAGCCGCGCATCGTCACCGGCTCGCTGGCGGCGCTGCGGGTGCTCGACGAGCTGGGCGTGACCGCGACCGTCGCCGTCGGGCACAGCCTGGGCGAGCTGACCGCGCTGCACTGGGCCGGGGCCACCGACGCCCCGACGCTGCTGCGGGTGGCCGCCGCCCGGGGCGCGGCGATGGCCCGCTGCCCGGAACCCGGCGCGATGGCCGGCATCGCCGCCGACGCCGACGCCGTCGGCGCGCTGATCGGCGCCGAGCCGGTCGTGGTGGCCGGCTACAACGGCCCCCGGCAGACCGTCGTCTCCGGCCCCCGCGACGCGGTACGCCGGGTCTGCGCCGCGGCCGACGCGCGGGGCCTGGAATGGGCCGAGCTGCCGGTGTCGCACGCGTTCCACTCGCCGCTGATGCGACCGGCGGAGCGGGAGTTCGCCGGCTGGCTGGCCGAGGTGCCGCTCGCCGCGCCCCGCCGGACGGTCGCCTCCACGGTGACCGGCGCCCCGCTGCCGACCACGGTCGACCTGCACGACCTGCTGCGCCGGCAGGTGACCGGGCCGGTCCGCTTCGCCGACGCCGTGCACGCCGCCCTGGACACCGGCGTCGACCTCTTCGTCGAGGTGGGACCGGGCCGGGTGCTCAGCCGGATGGCGCACGACCTCAGCGGCGTGCCCGCGATCGCGGTGGACACCGACGGGTCCTCGCTCGCCGGGCTGCTGGCCGCGGTCGGGGCGGCCTGGGCGCTGGGCGCGCCGGTGCGCCACGACCGGCTCTTCGCCGGTCGGCTGCGCCGCCCCTTCGACCCGGCCGCCGAGCCCAGCTTCTTCACCAACCCCTGCGAGACGGTGCCGGAGCTGACGGTCCCGGCCACCCGGCGTACCCCGGTCACCGCGCCGCCCGCGACGGACGGCGCGGCCGGCGGGGAGGCGGTGGACGTGCTGCGCCGGCTGGTGGCGCAGCGGGCGGAGCTGCCGCTGGAGAGCGTCACCGCCGACACCCGCCTGCTCGACGGGCTGCACCTGAGCTCCATCGCCATCGGGCAGTTGGTCAACCAGGCCGCGCGGGAGCTGGGACTGGACGCGGTGGCCGCGCCGACCACCTTCGCCACCGCCACCGTCGGGCAGCTGGCCGAGACCCTGCGCTCGCTGGCCGCCACCGGGCCGGAACGGGGCGGGCCGGCCGAGGTGATGGGGGTCGCGCCCTGGGTCCGGCCGTTCGGCGTCGCGCCGGTGGCCCGGCCGGTGCCGCCCCGCACGGCACCCCGGCGGCCGGGCGACTGGCAGCTGTACGCGGACCCCGGGCATCCCTTCGCGGTGGCGTTGCGCGACGCGCTGGCCGCCGCCGAGCTGGGTTCCGGGGTGCTGCTCTGCCTGCCCCCGGAGGGTACCGGCGCGGCGGACCTCGGGCCGGCTCTGGCGGCGGTGCAGGCCGCCGTCGCCGCGCCCGACGGCAGCCGGCTGGTCGTCGTGCAGCACGGCCGGGGCGTCGCCGCGCTGGCCCGCACCGCCCGGCTGGAGCACCCGGGGCTGCTCACCACGGTGGTCGACCTGCCGGCCGACGACGACGCGGTGGCCCGGGTGGTGGCCGAGGTGGCCGGCACGGACGGCTTCACCGAGGCCCGGTACGACGCCGACGGGGTGCGTCGGGTCCCGCTGCTGCGGCGGTTGGCCCCGGTCGGGCAGCCCGCCGGGCCGCCGTTGGACGCCGGGGACGTGCTGCTGGTCAGCGGCGGCGGCAAGGGCATCACCGCCGAGTGCGCGGCGGCGCTGGCGGCGCGGACCGGCGTCCGGGTGGCGGTGCTGGGCCGGGCCGACCCCGCCGGGGACGCGGAACTGGCCGCGAACCTCGCCCGGCTGCGGACCGCCGGCGTGACCGTGCACTACGTCCGGGCCGACGTCACCGACCCGGCGGCGGTCCGGACGGCGGTGGCCGAGGTGGGCCGGGTGCTCGGGCCGGTGACGGCGGTGCTGCACGGGGCCGGCCGCAACGAGCCGGCGGCGCTGACCGCCCTGACCCCGGCCGACCTGCACCGCACCCTGGCCCCGAAGGTGGCCGGGCTGCGGGCGGTGCTCGACGCCGTCGACCCGGCCCGGCTGCGGCTGCTGGTCACCTTCGGCAGCATCATCGGCCGGGCCGGCCTGCCCGGCGAGGGGCACTACGCGCTGGCCAACGACTGGCTGGCGGAGGCGACCGCCCGGGTGGGCCGGGAACATCCCGGCTGCCGGGCGGTCTGTCTGGAGTGGTCGGTCTGGTCCGGGGTCGGCATGGGCGAGCGGCTCGCCGTGGTCGAGTCGCTGGCCCGCGCCGGCATCACCCCGGTCACCCCGGACGAGGGGGTACGGCTGCTGCACGAGGTGCTGGCCCGACCGGACCTGCCGGCCACGGTGGTGCTGACCGGGCGCACCGGTGGCCTCGACACGCTCGACCACGACCGCCGGGAGCTGCCGCTGCTGCGGTTCCTGGAACGGCCGTTGGTGCACTACGACGGGGTCGAGCTGGTCACCGAGGCGGACCTCTCCCCCACCGCGGACCGCTACCTCGCCGACCACCGGCTCGACGGCAGCCCGCTCTTCCCCGCGGTGTTCGGGCTGGAGGCGATGGCGCAGGCGGCCACCGCGCTCACCGGCACCTCCGGGGTGCCGGTGGTGCACGACGCCGAGTTCTCCCGGCCGATCGTGGTGCCCCCGGACGGGTCCACCACCATCCGGATCGCCGCCCTGGTCACCGCCGAGGGCCGGGTCGACGTGGCGGTGCGCAGCGCGGAGACCGGGTTCGCGGCCGACCACTTCCGGGCCACGCTCTCCTTCGGGCCGGTCGACGGCGGCACCGACGACCCGGAGCCGGTCGCCGGCGACCCGCCACCGGTGGCCCTGGACCCGGCCCGCGACCTCTACGACGACGTGCTCTTCCAGCAGGGCCGGTTCCGGCGGCTGCTGCGTTACCGGCAGGTGGCGGCCCGGCACGCCGAGGCGGACGTGGCGACCACCGACGACGTGACCTGGTTCCACGCCGTCCTGCCTCCGGCCCTGGTGCTGGGCGACCCGGGCGCGCGGGACGCGTTCCTGCACGGCATCCAGGTGTGCGTGCCGGACGCCACCCTGCTGCCGGTCGGGGTCGACCGGATCGAGCCGGCCGGCCCGAAGCTCGCCGCCACCGAGGAGGTCCGGTTCACCGCGGTGGAACGCGCGCACTCCGGCGACACGTACGTCTACGACGTGGCGGTGCGGACCACCTCCGGGGCGGTCGTGGAGCGCTGGCGGGGCCTGCGGCTGCGGGCGGTCGACCGGCGCGACCCGGCGACGCCGTGGACACCGGCGTTGCTCGGGCCGTACCTGACCCGCCGGCTGCCGGAGGTGCTCGGCGTCGACGTGCCGGTGGTGGTCGAGCCGCACGGCGCCCGGCTGGACCTGGCCGGTCGGCGGGCGGTCACCGCGACGGCCCTGTGGCGGGCGCTGGGTCGCCCGGTCCACCTCACGCACCGCCCGGACGGCCGGCCGGAGGTCGCCGGCGGGCCGGCGGTCTCCGCCTCGCACCAGCCGGGGGTGAGCCTGGCCGTCGCGGGCGGGCACCCGGTCGCCGCCGACCTGGAGGCGGTGGTGGCGCGGCCGGCGGAGGCCTGGCGGGACCTGCTCGGCCCGCACCTGCCGCTCGCCGAGTTGATCGCCGCCGACACCGGTGACCGGTCCGCCGCGTACACCCGGGTGTGGTGTGCCCTGGAGTGCCTGCAGAAGGCGGGGCGGCCACCGACCGCGCCGCTGGCGCTGGGGCCGCCGGTCGCGGCCCCCGGCTGGGTGGTGCTGGCCTGCGGGGAGCTGCGGGTGGCCACGGTGGTGGTCGCGGTGCGGGACCGCGACGAGCCGCTGGTGGTGGCGGTGCTGGCCGGAAGGGGGGCCTGA
- a CDS encoding flavin reductase family protein yields the protein MAEHRTRPDTGPVVDPGALRSLFGTFATGVTVVTVGGSAPHGMTANSFASVSLDPPLALVCVGRDTTTYARLRVRPRFAVSVLDADQEHLARYFADPGRPTGAAQFTGVDWRPGPATGAPLLAGALAWLECRLWRAYDGGDHVIVVGRLLAAERAGTPGALVFFGGRFGRLSAPDDPRPVVRAPVRRAAASG from the coding sequence ATGGCTGAGCACCGGACCCGGCCGGACACCGGCCCGGTGGTCGACCCGGGCGCGCTGCGATCGCTCTTCGGCACCTTCGCCACCGGGGTCACCGTCGTCACGGTGGGCGGGTCGGCGCCGCACGGGATGACCGCCAACTCGTTCGCCTCGGTCTCGCTGGACCCGCCGCTGGCGCTGGTGTGCGTCGGCCGGGACACCACCACGTACGCCCGACTGCGCGTCCGGCCCCGCTTCGCGGTCAGCGTGCTCGACGCCGACCAGGAGCACCTGGCCCGCTACTTCGCCGACCCGGGCCGCCCCACCGGGGCGGCGCAGTTCACCGGGGTGGACTGGCGGCCCGGGCCGGCCACCGGCGCGCCGCTGCTGGCCGGGGCGCTGGCCTGGCTGGAGTGCCGGCTCTGGCGCGCGTACGACGGCGGCGACCACGTCATCGTCGTCGGGCGGCTGCTCGCCGCCGAGCGGGCCGGCACGCCCGGCGCCCTGGTCTTCTTCGGCGGCCGGTTCGGCCGGCTGTCCGCACCCGACGATCCACGTCCGGTCGTGCGCGCCCCGGTCCGCCGGGCCGCCGCGTCCGGTTGA